From Halobacterium sp. R2-5, the proteins below share one genomic window:
- the lpdA gene encoding dihydrolipoyl dehydrogenase: MVVGDVSTGTDVAVVGGGPGGYVAAIRAAQIGLDTTLVEMDAYGGTCLNYGCIPSKAMITATDVAHGAANAEEMGVYADPEVDVGEMVEWKDGVVDQLTGGVEKLCKANGVNLMEGRAEFAGGDRLRVVHGGEGQGSESIEFEHCIVATGSRPIEIPGFEFDGEHVLSSRQALAMDDVPESMVVVGAGYIGMEISTVLAKLGVDVTVVEMLDEMLAGYPEDLTRPVESRAEALGIEVEYGLAADSWEETDDGIVVTAEDGDGNTESFETEQVLVAVGREPVTDTLNLDAIDLEPNEDGRLETDRQARTDVENVFAIGDVAPGPMLAHKASKEGQVAAEVAAGEPAALDYQAVPAAVFTDPEIATVGLTEDEAREEGFEPAVGKFPFSASGRALTTGDSEGFVRVVADEESGFLLGAQIVGPEASELVAELGLAIEMGATLEDVASTIHTHPTLAEATMEACEHALGHAIHTLNR, from the coding sequence ATGGTTGTCGGAGACGTATCCACTGGAACGGACGTGGCGGTCGTCGGCGGCGGGCCGGGCGGCTACGTCGCGGCGATCCGCGCCGCACAGATCGGCCTCGACACGACGCTCGTCGAGATGGACGCGTACGGCGGGACGTGCCTGAACTACGGCTGCATCCCCTCGAAGGCGATGATCACGGCGACGGACGTCGCCCACGGCGCGGCGAACGCCGAGGAGATGGGCGTGTACGCCGACCCCGAGGTCGACGTCGGCGAGATGGTCGAGTGGAAGGACGGCGTCGTCGACCAGCTCACGGGCGGCGTCGAGAAGCTCTGCAAGGCCAACGGCGTCAACCTCATGGAGGGCCGCGCGGAGTTCGCGGGCGGCGACCGCCTGCGCGTCGTCCACGGCGGCGAGGGCCAGGGCTCCGAGTCCATCGAGTTCGAGCACTGCATCGTCGCGACGGGCTCGCGCCCCATCGAGATTCCCGGGTTCGAGTTCGACGGCGAGCACGTGCTGAGCTCGCGGCAGGCGCTCGCGATGGACGACGTGCCGGAGTCGATGGTCGTCGTCGGCGCGGGCTACATCGGCATGGAGATCTCGACCGTGCTGGCGAAGCTCGGCGTCGACGTCACCGTCGTGGAGATGCTCGACGAGATGCTCGCCGGCTACCCCGAGGACCTCACGCGCCCGGTCGAGTCGCGCGCCGAGGCGCTCGGCATCGAGGTCGAGTACGGCCTCGCCGCGGACTCCTGGGAGGAGACCGACGACGGCATCGTCGTCACCGCCGAGGACGGAGACGGCAACACGGAATCGTTCGAGACCGAGCAGGTGCTCGTCGCGGTCGGCCGCGAGCCCGTGACCGACACGCTGAACCTCGACGCTATCGACCTCGAACCGAACGAGGACGGCCGCCTGGAGACCGACCGCCAGGCGCGCACGGACGTCGAGAACGTCTTCGCCATCGGGGACGTCGCGCCCGGCCCGATGCTCGCGCACAAGGCCAGCAAGGAAGGGCAGGTCGCCGCCGAAGTCGCGGCCGGCGAGCCCGCCGCCCTCGACTACCAGGCCGTGCCCGCCGCGGTGTTCACGGACCCCGAGATCGCGACCGTCGGCCTCACCGAGGACGAAGCCCGCGAGGAGGGCTTCGAGCCCGCGGTCGGGAAGTTCCCGTTCAGCGCGAGCGGCCGCGCGCTCACCACGGGCGACAGCGAGGGGTTCGTCCGCGTCGTCGCCGACGAGGAATCGGGCTTCCTGCTCGGCGCGCAAATCGTGGGGCCGGAAGCCAGCGAGCTCGTCGCAGAGTTAGGCCTCGCAATCGAGATGGGCGCGACGCTCGAAGACGTCGCCTCCACCATCCACACCCACCCGACGCTCGCGGAAGCCACGATGGAGGCCTGCGAGCACGCGCTCGGCCACGCCATCCACACCCTGAACCGGTAA
- a CDS encoding dihydrolipoamide acetyltransferase family protein produces MAREFKLPDVGEGVAEGEIVDWLVSEGDTVAEDQPVAEVETDKAVVEVPSPVNGTVRTLHFDAGDVVPVGDVIVTFDVEGEAPEEESDEEAEAAEETAEPATESASKSATEKASTRTFAPPSVRRLARELDVDLDSVEGTGPSGRVTEGDVRAAAEGDTTEPQDEPPEEDREVAEPAGEQAAEHTGGAGGQEPAGREKTLAAPATRGLAKELGVDIDDVPAVEERDGEAFVTAEAVQEYAEGGVAAQGAPEAGAPQREFVEGGETTQPYRGVRRTIGEQMAESKYTAPHVTHHDTAVIDDLVETRAKLKERAAEQDVKLTYLPFVIKAVVAGLEEYPVLNSELREEAGEIALKQDYNIGIAVATDHGLMVPVVKHADQKSIVELAEEVNELAAKARDRSISREEMQGGTFTITNFGAVGGEYATPIINYPETAILGLGAIDERPVAEDGEVRAAQTLPLSVSIDHRVIDGAEVGRFTNYVMERLTDPELLLLE; encoded by the coding sequence ATGGCACGAGAGTTCAAGCTTCCAGACGTCGGCGAGGGCGTAGCGGAGGGCGAAATTGTCGACTGGCTGGTGTCGGAGGGCGACACCGTCGCCGAAGACCAGCCGGTCGCCGAGGTGGAGACCGACAAGGCGGTCGTGGAGGTCCCCTCCCCGGTGAACGGCACGGTGCGGACGCTGCACTTCGACGCGGGCGACGTCGTCCCGGTCGGCGACGTCATCGTGACCTTCGACGTGGAGGGCGAAGCGCCCGAGGAGGAATCGGACGAAGAGGCGGAAGCAGCCGAGGAGACGGCCGAGCCGGCGACCGAGTCGGCGTCGAAGTCCGCGACGGAGAAGGCGTCGACGCGGACGTTCGCGCCGCCGAGCGTGCGCCGGCTCGCGCGCGAGCTCGACGTGGACCTCGATTCCGTGGAGGGGACGGGCCCGTCGGGCCGCGTGACCGAGGGCGACGTGCGCGCCGCGGCCGAGGGCGACACGACAGAACCGCAGGACGAGCCCCCGGAGGAAGACCGGGAGGTCGCGGAGCCGGCCGGCGAGCAGGCCGCCGAGCACACCGGCGGCGCGGGCGGGCAGGAGCCGGCGGGCCGCGAGAAGACGCTCGCGGCGCCCGCGACGCGCGGACTCGCGAAGGAACTCGGCGTCGACATCGACGACGTGCCGGCGGTCGAGGAACGCGACGGCGAGGCGTTCGTCACCGCCGAGGCAGTACAGGAGTACGCCGAGGGCGGCGTCGCCGCGCAGGGCGCCCCCGAGGCGGGCGCGCCCCAGCGCGAGTTCGTCGAGGGCGGAGAGACGACGCAGCCGTACCGGGGCGTCCGCCGCACCATCGGCGAGCAGATGGCCGAGTCGAAGTACACCGCGCCCCACGTCACGCACCACGACACCGCGGTCATCGACGACCTCGTGGAGACGCGCGCGAAGCTCAAGGAGCGCGCCGCCGAGCAGGACGTGAAGCTCACGTACCTGCCGTTCGTCATCAAGGCGGTCGTCGCCGGCCTCGAGGAGTACCCGGTTCTGAACTCCGAACTCCGCGAGGAAGCGGGTGAGATCGCGCTCAAGCAGGACTACAACATCGGCATCGCGGTGGCGACCGACCACGGCCTGATGGTCCCCGTCGTCAAGCACGCCGACCAGAAGTCCATCGTGGAGCTCGCCGAGGAAGTGAACGAGCTCGCGGCGAAGGCCCGCGACCGCTCGATCTCCCGCGAGGAGATGCAGGGCGGGACGTTCACCATCACGAACTTCGGTGCGGTCGGCGGCGAGTACGCGACGCCCATCATCAATTACCCCGAGACCGCGATTCTCGGGCTGGGCGCCATCGACGAGCGGCCGGTCGCCGAGGATGGCGAGGTCCGGGCGGCGCAGACGCTGCCGCTGTCGGTGTCCATCGACCACCGCGTCATCGACGGCGCGGAGGTCGGGCGGTTCACGAACTACGTGATGGAGCGGCTGACTGACCCCGAACTCCTCCTCCTAGAATAA
- the lipA gene encoding lipoyl synthase, with protein sequence MSSRRKPDWLKMRPPSGERFTDIKETLREHDLHTVCEEASCPNMGECWSGRDGPGTATFMLMGDRCSRGCNFCDVQTGGMEPLDPDEPANVAESVAEIGLDYVVLTSVDRDDLDDQGAGHFAQTIREIKDRDPSILVEVLIPDFQGEPELVRKIIDAGPDVIAHNVETVERRQFPVRDRRAGYEQSLSVLDQVDRESDIYTKTSVMLGVGEYDHEVYQTLGDLREVGVDVVTLGQYLQPSRSHLDVADYVHPQKFETWRRVAEEEFDFLYCASGPMVRSSYKAGELFVDAVLREGKSIEEARDAARRAASN encoded by the coding sequence ATGAGTAGTCGGCGGAAACCGGACTGGCTGAAGATGCGGCCGCCGTCCGGCGAGCGCTTCACGGACATCAAGGAGACGCTCCGGGAGCACGACCTCCACACGGTCTGCGAGGAGGCGTCCTGTCCGAACATGGGGGAGTGCTGGAGCGGCCGGGACGGCCCGGGCACCGCGACGTTCATGCTGATGGGCGACCGGTGCTCGCGGGGCTGTAACTTCTGCGACGTCCAGACCGGTGGGATGGAGCCCTTAGATCCCGACGAGCCCGCGAACGTCGCGGAGTCGGTCGCGGAAATCGGGCTGGACTACGTCGTCCTGACCTCGGTCGACCGCGACGACCTCGACGACCAGGGCGCCGGCCACTTCGCGCAGACGATTCGGGAGATCAAGGACCGCGACCCGTCGATTCTGGTGGAAGTGCTGATTCCGGACTTCCAGGGTGAACCGGAGCTCGTCCGGAAGATCATCGATGCGGGGCCGGACGTCATCGCACACAACGTCGAGACTGTCGAACGCCGGCAGTTCCCGGTGCGGGACCGCCGCGCGGGCTACGAACAGTCACTGAGCGTGCTCGACCAAGTGGACCGCGAGTCCGACATCTACACGAAGACGAGCGTCATGCTGGGCGTCGGCGAGTACGACCACGAAGTCTACCAGACGCTGGGCGACCTCCGCGAGGTCGGCGTGGACGTGGTGACACTCGGGCAGTACCTCCAGCCGTCCCGAAGCCACCTCGACGTCGCGGACTACGTCCACCCGCAGAAGTTCGAGACGTGGCGCCGCGTCGCCGAGGAGGAGTTCGACTTCCTCTACTGCGCGTCCGGCCCGATGGTCCGGTCGTCGTACAAGGCCGGCGAACTGTTCGTCGACGCCGTGCTGCGGGAGGGGAAGAGCATCGAAGAGGCGCGAGATGCGGCTCGCAGGGCCGCATCTAACTGA
- a CDS encoding MATE family efflux transporter: MFDVSREEITGGSLSRALLYVAAPLVVQQYVVVLQQVVDAFWLGRVSEEAVAAVGLAAPVLGLLALGTDIALTGSQVLVAQHAGAEEDAAARNAAFHAVLVGLVLNLAALAVAYVFAADFLALLNPGETVVELGALYLVVVLGGMVFGGMSDAIEGAFVGWGDSRAALVVNVAVVAVNVALDPFLVVGWGVPGFDGYGVLGAALGTAAGYVVGFLLAVALANTAFTRFSYTREAVTLRLDTLRDVLEIGAPKAGQEGGRQTARLLMVAIVSGVGGSAGLAAYTVGMRVSTLAFVPAAAVGNAVASVVGQNVGAENPARATRATWLAAGVTTAGLAVVGVVQLLVPGLITDVFAPSLDGDALTYTVAYLQILAVGYWAFGVIYPVQAGFDGAGRTQVSMVATTLQYWVVRLPVAAVGAYAVVLAVPVYAAFWAITLSNVAAAVGVAAYFYYSTDRGLLDRAAASTGADGDADAGAAD, from the coding sequence ATGTTTGACGTGTCTCGCGAGGAGATAACTGGTGGCTCCCTGTCGCGCGCGCTCCTCTACGTGGCGGCCCCGCTCGTCGTCCAGCAGTACGTCGTCGTCCTCCAGCAGGTCGTCGACGCGTTCTGGCTCGGCCGCGTCAGCGAGGAAGCCGTCGCCGCCGTCGGGCTCGCCGCGCCCGTACTCGGTCTGCTCGCGCTCGGCACGGACATCGCGCTCACCGGCAGCCAGGTGCTCGTCGCCCAGCACGCCGGCGCCGAGGAAGACGCGGCCGCCCGCAACGCCGCCTTCCACGCCGTCCTCGTCGGCCTCGTCCTCAACCTCGCAGCGCTCGCGGTCGCGTACGTCTTCGCGGCGGACTTCCTCGCGCTGCTGAACCCCGGCGAGACGGTCGTCGAACTCGGCGCGCTCTACCTCGTGGTCGTCCTCGGTGGCATGGTGTTCGGCGGGATGAGCGACGCCATCGAGGGCGCGTTCGTCGGCTGGGGGGACTCCCGGGCGGCGCTCGTCGTCAACGTCGCCGTCGTCGCCGTCAACGTCGCCCTCGACCCGTTCCTCGTCGTCGGCTGGGGCGTCCCGGGATTCGACGGCTACGGCGTCCTCGGCGCCGCGCTCGGCACCGCCGCCGGCTACGTCGTCGGGTTCCTGCTGGCGGTGGCGCTCGCCAACACCGCGTTCACGCGATTCTCGTACACGCGCGAGGCCGTCACGCTCCGGCTGGACACGCTGCGGGACGTCCTCGAAATCGGCGCGCCGAAGGCCGGCCAGGAGGGCGGCCGGCAGACCGCCCGCCTCCTCATGGTCGCTATCGTCTCCGGCGTCGGCGGGAGCGCGGGCCTCGCCGCGTACACCGTCGGGATGCGCGTCTCGACGCTCGCGTTCGTCCCCGCCGCGGCCGTCGGGAACGCCGTCGCCAGCGTCGTCGGCCAGAACGTCGGCGCCGAGAACCCGGCGCGAGCGACCCGCGCGACGTGGCTCGCCGCGGGCGTCACGACGGCCGGCCTCGCGGTCGTCGGCGTCGTCCAGCTCCTCGTTCCCGGCCTCATCACGGACGTGTTCGCGCCAAGCCTCGACGGCGACGCGCTCACGTACACGGTCGCGTACCTCCAGATTCTCGCCGTCGGCTACTGGGCGTTCGGCGTCATCTACCCCGTCCAGGCCGGGTTCGACGGCGCCGGGCGGACGCAGGTGTCGATGGTCGCGACGACGCTCCAGTACTGGGTCGTCCGGCTCCCCGTCGCGGCCGTCGGCGCCTACGCCGTCGTGCTCGCCGTGCCCGTCTACGCGGCGTTCTGGGCGATCACGCTGTCGAACGTCGCCGCTGCCGTCGGCGTCGCCGCCTACTTCTACTACTCGACGGACCGCGGGCTGCTCGACCGCGCCGCGGCGAGCACGGGTGCCGACGGCGACGCGGACGCCGGCGCAGCGGACTGA
- the pdhA gene encoding pyruvate dehydrogenase (acetyl-transferring) E1 component subunit alpha, with amino-acid sequence MVRVLDEDGELVGDAEVPDLDDEELVEMYRQMKLARRFDERAVSLQRQGRIGTYPPLSGQEGAQVGSAMALGDDDWMVPSYREHAASLVHGLPLKETLRLWMGDENGARVPEDVNLFTVAVPIASQIPHATGLAWASKLKDEADRAFLCYFGDGATSEGDFHEGLNFAGVFDTPNVFFCNNNQWAISVPRERQTAAETLAQKAEAYGFEGVQVDGMDPLAVYKVTEEAVAKAKDPDDGELRPTMVEAVQYRFGAHTTADDPSVYREDAEVEKWKAKDPIPRLETFLQRTDRLDDEDVTAIEEDVEDRVADAIAAAEETPRPDPVEMFENAYAEMPQRLEEQLEWFQRIRADHGDEALLED; translated from the coding sequence ATGGTTCGGGTGCTCGACGAGGACGGCGAGCTCGTCGGCGACGCCGAGGTGCCGGACCTCGACGACGAGGAGCTCGTCGAGATGTACCGACAGATGAAGCTCGCGCGGCGCTTCGACGAGCGCGCCGTCAGCCTCCAGCGCCAGGGTCGCATCGGCACGTACCCGCCGCTGTCCGGGCAGGAGGGCGCACAGGTCGGCTCCGCGATGGCGCTCGGCGACGACGACTGGATGGTGCCGAGCTACCGCGAGCACGCCGCGTCGCTCGTCCACGGCCTCCCGCTGAAGGAGACGCTGCGGCTCTGGATGGGCGACGAGAACGGCGCGCGCGTTCCGGAGGACGTGAACCTGTTCACGGTGGCGGTGCCCATCGCGTCCCAGATTCCCCACGCCACCGGGCTGGCGTGGGCGTCGAAACTCAAGGACGAAGCGGACAGAGCGTTCCTCTGTTACTTCGGGGACGGCGCGACCAGCGAGGGCGACTTCCACGAGGGCCTGAACTTCGCGGGCGTCTTCGACACGCCGAACGTGTTCTTCTGCAACAACAACCAGTGGGCCATCAGCGTGCCCCGGGAGCGCCAGACGGCCGCGGAGACGCTCGCACAGAAGGCCGAGGCGTACGGCTTCGAGGGCGTGCAGGTCGACGGGATGGACCCGCTGGCCGTCTACAAGGTGACCGAAGAGGCCGTCGCGAAGGCCAAGGACCCCGACGACGGCGAACTGCGCCCGACGATGGTCGAGGCCGTGCAGTACCGGTTCGGAGCGCACACGACCGCCGACGACCCGTCCGTCTACCGCGAGGACGCGGAGGTCGAGAAGTGGAAGGCCAAGGACCCGATTCCGCGCCTCGAGACGTTCCTGCAGCGGACCGACCGGCTCGACGACGAGGACGTGACGGCGATCGAGGAGGACGTCGAGGACCGCGTGGCGGACGCCATCGCGGCCGCCGAGGAGACGCCGCGCCCGGACCCCGTGGAGATGTTCGAGAACGCGTACGCAGAGATGCCCCAGCGGCTCGAAGAGCAACTGGAGTGGTTCCAGCGAATCCGGGCCGACCACGGCGACGAAGCGCTACTGGAGGACTAA
- a CDS encoding alpha-ketoacid dehydrogenase subunit beta, with amino-acid sequence MSENLTLVQAVRDGLRDEMAEDDDVLVMGEDVGKNGGVFRATEGLYDEFGEDRVIDTPLAEAGIVGTAIGMAAYGLKPVPEIQFSGFMYPAFDQIVSHMARLRTRSRGRYTCPMVLRAPMGGGIRAPEHHSESKEAFYVHEAGLKVAMPSTPYDAKGMLIASIRDPDPVIFLEPKKIYRAFREEVPDGPYEVELGEAAVRREGSDLSVFTWGAMTRPTLEAAENMDGDVDVEVVDLRSLSPLDEDTIVASFEKTGRAAIVHEAPRTAGVGAEITATLQEEALLHQEAPIERVTGFDVPFPLAALEDYYLPEPERIEDGIREAVEF; translated from the coding sequence ATGAGCGAGAACTTGACGCTAGTGCAGGCGGTACGGGACGGCCTCCGCGACGAGATGGCCGAAGACGACGACGTGCTCGTGATGGGCGAGGACGTCGGGAAGAACGGCGGGGTGTTCCGCGCGACCGAGGGGCTCTACGACGAGTTCGGCGAGGACCGCGTCATCGACACGCCGCTGGCGGAGGCCGGCATCGTCGGCACCGCCATCGGGATGGCCGCGTACGGCCTCAAGCCGGTGCCCGAGATCCAGTTCTCGGGGTTCATGTACCCGGCGTTCGACCAGATCGTGAGCCACATGGCGCGGCTGCGGACGCGCTCTCGCGGCCGGTACACGTGCCCGATGGTGCTGCGCGCGCCGATGGGCGGCGGCATCCGCGCGCCCGAACACCACTCGGAGTCCAAGGAGGCGTTCTACGTCCACGAGGCGGGTCTGAAGGTGGCGATGCCGAGCACGCCGTACGACGCGAAGGGGATGCTCATCGCGTCGATACGGGACCCGGACCCGGTCATCTTCCTGGAGCCGAAGAAGATCTACCGCGCGTTCCGCGAGGAGGTTCCCGACGGCCCCTACGAGGTCGAACTCGGCGAGGCCGCGGTGCGCCGCGAGGGCAGCGACCTCTCGGTGTTCACGTGGGGCGCGATGACCCGCCCGACGCTCGAAGCCGCCGAGAACATGGACGGCGACGTGGACGTGGAGGTCGTCGACCTCCGGAGCCTGAGCCCGCTCGACGAGGACACCATCGTGGCGTCCTTCGAGAAGACGGGGCGGGCGGCCATCGTCCACGAGGCGCCGCGGACGGCGGGCGTCGGCGCCGAGATTACGGCGACGCTCCAGGAAGAAGCACTGTTACACCAGGAGGCACCGATCGAGCGCGTGACGGGCTTCGACGTTCCGTTCCCGCTCGCAGCGCTCGAAGACTACTACCTGCCGGAGCCCGAACGCATCGAGGACGGCATCCGGGAGGCCGTGGAGTTCTGA
- the pheA gene encoding prephenate dehydratase, with protein sequence MQTVTLGPTGTYSHRAASAVTDDGIDFVESVRAIADAVANGDADRGVVPIENSIEGSVTETLDALSEVDLAVVREIVTPVRHALIAQSENFDTVASHSQALAQCRTYLDENYPDAAREPVASTARSVEIARDDPTVAGIAHPDNADGDLRVVASDIQDRTSNSTRFFVVAPPGERSDAGGKSSFVVYPNANYPGLLLELLEPFADRDINLSRVESRPSGERLGDYLFHIDVDAGLYEDRTQAALNEIESIAENGWVRRLGSYDVEHVV encoded by the coding sequence ATGCAAACGGTCACGCTCGGCCCGACCGGCACGTACTCCCACCGCGCAGCGAGCGCCGTCACCGACGACGGCATCGACTTCGTGGAGTCCGTCCGCGCCATCGCCGACGCCGTCGCGAACGGCGACGCCGACCGCGGCGTCGTCCCCATCGAGAACAGCATCGAGGGCTCCGTCACCGAGACCCTGGACGCCCTCTCGGAGGTCGACCTCGCGGTCGTCCGCGAAATCGTCACGCCCGTCCGGCACGCGCTCATCGCGCAGAGCGAGAACTTCGACACCGTCGCCAGCCACTCGCAGGCGCTCGCGCAGTGCCGCACCTACCTCGACGAGAACTACCCGGACGCCGCCCGCGAACCCGTCGCCTCCACCGCTCGCAGCGTCGAAATCGCGCGCGACGACCCCACCGTCGCCGGCATCGCCCACCCCGACAACGCCGACGGCGACCTCCGGGTCGTCGCCAGCGACATCCAGGACCGCACCAGCAACTCCACGCGCTTCTTCGTCGTCGCACCCCCGGGCGAGCGCTCCGACGCCGGCGGCAAGTCCTCGTTCGTCGTCTACCCCAACGCGAACTACCCGGGCCTGCTCCTCGAACTGCTCGAGCCGTTCGCCGACCGCGACATCAACCTCTCCCGCGTCGAATCCCGCCCCTCCGGCGAACGCCTCGGCGACTACCTCTTCCACATCGACGTCGACGCCGGCCTCTACGAGGACCGCACCCAGGCCGCCCTCAACGAGATCGAATCCATCGCCGAGAACGGCTGGGTGCGCCGCCTCGGCTCCTACGACGTCGAGCACGTCGTCTAG
- a CDS encoding rubrerythrin family protein, with protein sequence MTPSEFLDAVRDDNETALSRLGSSKSLYAATGGEMEAGAVLEAAADAEHVAAQTFHAWADGESDDAARDAFETTAAEEDDHTDAVLAELDDYQPTDDATGMQASLRGLDDTVERAGALLGRVLATEKSKEQLTGFFVGQADPQTASVFRGLKDDLDDQRDRALDLLDTVCETDDDWETAKDAADAAIQAAYDEYTEQLESMGVNPKPVC encoded by the coding sequence ATGACACCCAGCGAGTTCCTTGACGCGGTCCGCGACGACAACGAGACCGCGCTCTCCCGGCTCGGCTCCTCGAAGTCCCTGTACGCCGCCACCGGCGGCGAGATGGAAGCCGGCGCCGTCCTCGAAGCCGCCGCGGACGCCGAACACGTCGCCGCGCAGACGTTCCACGCGTGGGCCGACGGCGAGTCCGACGACGCCGCACGGGACGCCTTCGAGACCACCGCTGCCGAGGAGGACGACCACACGGACGCCGTCCTCGCCGAACTCGACGACTACCAGCCCACCGACGACGCCACCGGCATGCAGGCGTCGCTCCGCGGCCTCGACGACACGGTCGAACGCGCCGGCGCGCTCCTCGGCCGCGTCCTCGCCACAGAGAAGTCCAAAGAACAGCTCACCGGCTTCTTCGTCGGGCAAGCCGACCCCCAGACCGCCAGCGTCTTCCGCGGCCTCAAAGACGACCTCGACGACCAGCGCGACCGCGCGCTCGACCTCCTCGATACTGTCTGTGAGACCGACGACGACTGGGAGACCGCGAAGGACGCCGCCGACGCCGCCATCCAGGCCGCCTACGACGAGTACACCGAACAGCTCGAATCCATGGGCGTCAACCCGAAGCCTGTCTGCTGA